In Rhineura floridana isolate rRhiFlo1 chromosome 1, rRhiFlo1.hap2, whole genome shotgun sequence, the following proteins share a genomic window:
- the MYL12B gene encoding myosin regulatory light chain 12B isoform X1, whose translation MNPTANMSSKRAKTKTTKKRPQRATSNVFAMFDQSQIQEFKEAFNMIDQNRDGFIDKEDLHDMLASLGKNPTDEYLDAMMNEAPGPINFTMFLTMFGEKLNGTDPEDVIRNAFACFDEEATGFIQEDYLRELLTTMGDRFTDEEVDELFREAPIDKKGNFNYIEFTRILKHGAKDKDD comes from the exons ATG aaTCCAACAGCCAACATGTCAAGCAAAAGGGCAAAGACCAAGACCACTAAGAAGCGCCCTCAGCGTGCTACTTCCAATGTATTTGCTATGTTTGATCAGTCACAAATTCAAGAATTCAAAGAGGCATTCAACATGATTGATCAAAACAGAGATGGTTTCATTGACAAAGAAGACCTGCATGATATGCTCGCTTCACTTG GGAAGAATCCAACTGATGAATACCTAGATGCCATGATGAATGAGGCTCCAGGACCCATAAACTTCACAATGTTTCTCACAATGTTTGGAGAAAAATTAAATGGCACTGATCCAGAAGATGTAATCAGGAATGCCTTTGCTTGCTTTGATGAAGAAGCAACAG GCTTCATTCAAGAAGACTACCTGAGAGAATTGCTTACTACAATGGGAGACAGGTTTACAGATGAAGAAGTAGACGAGCTGTTCAGAGAGGCACCAATTGATAAAAAGGGCAATTTCAATTACATTGAGTTCACACGCATCCTTAAACATGGAGCAAAAGACAAAGATGACTAA
- the MYL12B gene encoding myosin regulatory light chain 12B isoform X2 has translation MSSKRAKTKTTKKRPQRATSNVFAMFDQSQIQEFKEAFNMIDQNRDGFIDKEDLHDMLASLGKNPTDEYLDAMMNEAPGPINFTMFLTMFGEKLNGTDPEDVIRNAFACFDEEATGFIQEDYLRELLTTMGDRFTDEEVDELFREAPIDKKGNFNYIEFTRILKHGAKDKDD, from the exons ATGTCAAGCAAAAGGGCAAAGACCAAGACCACTAAGAAGCGCCCTCAGCGTGCTACTTCCAATGTATTTGCTATGTTTGATCAGTCACAAATTCAAGAATTCAAAGAGGCATTCAACATGATTGATCAAAACAGAGATGGTTTCATTGACAAAGAAGACCTGCATGATATGCTCGCTTCACTTG GGAAGAATCCAACTGATGAATACCTAGATGCCATGATGAATGAGGCTCCAGGACCCATAAACTTCACAATGTTTCTCACAATGTTTGGAGAAAAATTAAATGGCACTGATCCAGAAGATGTAATCAGGAATGCCTTTGCTTGCTTTGATGAAGAAGCAACAG GCTTCATTCAAGAAGACTACCTGAGAGAATTGCTTACTACAATGGGAGACAGGTTTACAGATGAAGAAGTAGACGAGCTGTTCAGAGAGGCACCAATTGATAAAAAGGGCAATTTCAATTACATTGAGTTCACACGCATCCTTAAACATGGAGCAAAAGACAAAGATGACTAA